The genomic DNA GCCGCCCGGGGGTGACGTCGGAGGGACGGCCGCCGGGGGATCCGGTGGCCTCGTCGGGGCGTAAGGTCATCTGTTCCGTCATGGCATCGGTCGCAGAGTCCGTCGGGGTGTCGTACACATCGGTGGCCACCTCAGGTGAGTGCGGCCCGGGCCGCGGTCGGGGCGTCGGCGCGGAGGCCGGCGAAGAGTTCCTGCCAGGGCACGGGAGAGGCGCCCGGTCCCGTCTCGCTGCGCATCTCGAAGGTCACGCCGCGGGCCTCGGGGGAGTACAGCGCCTGCACACAGGCGTCGGCGACCAGCGGGCGGGTGACGATGCCGTCTCCGAAGTCGCCCTGTTCCAGGTGCAGATGGCCGTGGCCGGGCTCGTCGGTCAGCCAGCCCGGGCGGATCACGGTGTACGGCAGCCCGGAGGCGCGGACCGCGTTCTCGCCGGCCAGCCGCCAGTCCAGCATCCGGCCGTAGGCGTTCATGGGGTGGTCGCGGCGGGTCACATGGCGCTGGCTGACCAGCACGAAGTGCGGGCTCGCGGCGGTGGAGCGCAGGGCGTCGAGGACATGGCGGACCCCGGTGTGCAGGGTGGTCTCGGGGCTGTCGGGGCCGGCGTCGTCGGTGCCCGGTTCCACGATGTAGACGACCGCCGAGCAGCCGTACAGCGGGGTGCGGACGGAGGCGGGGGCGCGCACGTCGGCCGCGAAGAACTGGGCCTGCGGCGGCGTGTGGCGGCGGGCGCGCTGGGTGCTGCGGCCGATGACGCGGACGCTCTCGTTCCGGGCGAGCAGTTGTCGGGCGACGAGCCGGCCTACGCGGCCGGTTCCTCCTATGACGGCGATCGGGCTGTCCATCGAGATCTCCACGGGGGCTGCGGAAGAGCCGGAAAGGGCGGGGGAGTTGGCGGGGGAGCGCTCAGATCCAGTGCAGGATGTCGTCGGAGCTGGTCAGATGGGTGCCGGTGGGCAGACCGGTGACGGCGGGCACCCGCAGCCGCGGATAGACGCTCACCCCGGACAGCCGGGTGCCCGGCCGCAGGTCGGCGGCCTCGCCGATCGCGGAGTGGACGAGCCGGACGGGGTTGTCGCGCTCGGAGTGCACCCGCGCCATCGGACCGACGTACGAGTCGGTGATGCGGGCGTACGGCCCGACGACAGCGCTGTCGCCGATCGCCGTCCGGCTGAGCCGGGCTCCCTCGTCCACGTCCACGCCGTCGCCGATGTCGCAGAACCGCAGCTTCACGCCCGGTCCGATCTCGGCGTTGCGCCCGATGCGCACGGCGGGGCCGATGACCACACTGCCCTCGGAGATCTTCTGGGCGAGGGTGGTGCCGGTCACGCTGTCCTTGGTGCGCAGGCTGGATTCGTGGATCCAGTACGGCGGGTGGGCGCTCGTCGGTTCGCCCATGGCCCGGGTCATCCACGGGTAGCGGCCGTCGAGCACGTCGCCGACGGTGGCGAGGTAGTCGGGGATGCTGCCGAGGTCGCCGAGCCGGTCGATGGGCGCGGCGGCGACCGGCAGCCCGCGCCCGACCAGCCAGGGCAGCAGGTCGCCGCCCCAGTCGAGGCGCTGCTGGGCGAGCCGGATCATCTCGGGGTTGCGCACGGCCAGCCGCAGCTTGCCGCAGTCGACCAGGTACATCCCGGCGTTGGTGGGCAGGGTGCGGACAGCCGACGAGAACGAGGCCAACGACGGCAACGATGTCTCGGGGAAGATCCGGTGGACGCGGTCCAGGGTGGGTTTCTCCACGAAGCCCGAGACCAGTCCGTCCGGGGAGGTCTGCATCACGCCGTACTTGCCGGCGATCTCCTCGGGGGTGCGGCCGACCGAGGCGACGGTCACGACGGCGTCGGCGGCGTCGTGCGCGTCCTTGAGCCGGCCCAGGGCGAACTCGAACACGGAGTCCACCGGCATCACCAGGGCACGGCCCGTCAGATCCCACTGTTCGAGGTTGTGCAGGGTGGCGGCGCCCGATCCGACGTTGTAGCGGTCGAGGCGGGCGCGGGAGTAGTGGATCTCCACGCCGAACCGTTCGCCGTGGCCGAGCACGAGCTTGATCTGGCTGTGGTTCTCGGCGCCCTGGGCGATCACGTAGAAGCGGCGGATGCCCTGGTCGCGGCAGGACTGGACGAGCCATTCGACGACGGAGCGGCCGACGAACGGGATGAGGGCCTTGCTGCGGATGTAGTCGGCCGAGGCGAGGGTGAGCGGCTTGGCGCGTTCGCCCCGGCCTCCCGCCAGGATGATTCCTAACGTCTCGTCCCCCATGACAGTCCTGCCTCCTCGGCTGACAAATCAACGCTCTTCAGTCAACTCGCGCTGTCATGTAGAGTCAAGTAAAAAGTAAAACAAGGTAGTTGGAGCACACGTGAAGAAGCCCTGGCCGATGTCTCGACCAGGGCTGATGTCGCTTTACAGAGATGTTCGAGCGGATCCGAGAATCAGATGACTCTCAGCCGCACCAGCGCTCCGAGGGTCAACGCCCCCGGAATGATGGGGATCCAGACCGTGATGATCCGGTAGGCCAGCACCACCGCCGTGGCCACCGCGACCGGCCCGCCCGCCGCCACCAGCGCCACGATCAACGCGGCCTCCACCGAGCCGATCCCGCCCGGCGTCGGCACCAGCGCGACCGCGACCGTCGCCGCCAGATAGGCCAGCGCCATCTGCGCGGGCGGCACCGGCAGGTTCAACGCCTGCCCCACGGCCACGAGTCCGGCCGCCTGGAGCGCGGGGAACGCCAGCGAACCGCCCCACAGCGCCAGCGCCCGGGCCGGCCGCGTGTGCACGGAACGCGCCTCACTGAGCGCCGTACGGAGGAACGACAGGATCGCCGTACGCAGCCGCCGTACCAGCGCGAGGACCAGGACCGCCACGCACAGCACGGCCCCGATGATCAGCAGCAGGGGGCCGAGTGCCCCTGCCGGAAGGAGAGTTCCCAGACGCAGGGCGTCCGGGAAGGCGATCAGCAGACCGGTGAGCAGTGTCAGCCGGGCTATCGACTCCGCGAGCAGGAACAGGGCCAGCGCGGCCGACGAACGGGCCAGCGGCAGCCCGCACACCGTCAGGAACCGCAGGTTCACCGCACCCGCGCCAAGTCCCGTGGGCAGCAGATGATTTGCCGCGCCCGCCGCGAACTGGGTGGCCAACAGCCGCCGCGCGGGCAGCCGTTCGACCACCGCACCCTGCCGGGTGAACGCGGCGGCGACCCAGGTCAGACAGGTGGCACCGGCCGCCGCCACCAGCCAGGGCCACTCCGCCGCCCGCAGTTGGCCGAAGCCGTCGACGAGAACGGACCGGTGCCGGACGGCGACGACGGCGACCAGGAGCAGCGGAAGCAGGCACAGGATCTGCCGGACGCGGATGTGTCTCACACCACTGGAGGTTCTCCGCGCCACGACAACTGCGGGTTGCGGCAGCGGGGACAGTTCCTTACGCGCGTCGTTACACGAGGCTGCGGCGGCGAACGCGTTGACCTCAATGCCGCTTGAGGTCTTACGGTCTCTCCCATGAGTATGGAGAGCACGGCCTGGACCCAACTGCACAGTGTCATGACCGCAGAACAGGAGCGGCGCCCGTTCGCCCGCGCGACGCTGCGCCGCATCGCGGAGTTCGCGCGCCCGCACCGCCGCCCGATCGCCCGCTTCGTCCTGCTCGGGGTGGTGACCGCGCTGCTCGCCGTCGCGACCCCCGTCCTGGCCGGCCATGTCGTCGACGCGATCGTGTCGGGTGGCGACGACGGCACCGTCGTACGCCTCGCCCTGCTCATCGCCCTGATCGCGGTCGCCGAGGCGGCCCTCGGCATTCTCGGCCGACGGCTCTCCTCGGCGCTCGGGGAGGGGCTCATCCTCGATCTGCGGACGGCTGTGTTCGATCATGTGCAGCGCATGCCGGTCGCGTTCTTCACACGTACCCGTACGGGCGCGCTCGTCTCCCGACTCAACAACGACGTCATCGGCGCGCAGCGGGCGTTCAGCAACACCCTGTCCGGAGTGGTCAGCAACGTCGTGACCCTGCTGCTCACCCTCGTCGTCATGCTCACCCTGTCCTGGCAGATCACCCTGCTCGCCCTCGTGCTGCTCCCGGTGTTCGTGATCCCGGCCCGCCGGATGGGCAGCCGCATGGCCCGCATGCAACGCGAGGCGGCCACGCTCAACGCGGCGATGAGCACCCGCATGACCGAACGCTTCTCCGCGCCCGGCGCGACCCTCGTCAAACTCTTCGGCCGCCCCGACGAGGAATCCCTGGAGTTCGCGGAGCGCGCGAGCCAGGTCCGCGACATCGGCGTCCGCACGGCCACCGCCCAGTCGGTGTTCATCACCTCGCTGACCCTGGTCTCCGCCCTGGCCCTCGCCCTCGTCTACGGCCTCGGCGGCTGGTTCGCCCTGCACGGCACCCTGGAGCCCGGGGCCGTCGTCTCCCTCGCCCTGCTCCTGACCCGCCTCTACGCCCCGCTCACCGCCCTCGCCGGAGCCCGCGTCGAGGTGATGAGCGCCCTCGTCAGCTTCGAGCGCGTCTTCGAGGTGCTGGACCTGAAACCGCTGATCGAGGACAAACCCGACG from Streptomyces sp. NBC_01478 includes the following:
- a CDS encoding NAD(P)H-binding protein yields the protein MDSPIAVIGGTGRVGRLVARQLLARNESVRVIGRSTQRARRHTPPQAQFFAADVRAPASVRTPLYGCSAVVYIVEPGTDDAGPDSPETTLHTGVRHVLDALRSTAASPHFVLVSQRHVTRRDHPMNAYGRMLDWRLAGENAVRASGLPYTVIRPGWLTDEPGHGHLHLEQGDFGDGIVTRPLVADACVQALYSPEARGVTFEMRSETGPGASPVPWQELFAGLRADAPTAARAALT
- a CDS encoding NDP-sugar synthase — protein: MGDETLGIILAGGRGERAKPLTLASADYIRSKALIPFVGRSVVEWLVQSCRDQGIRRFYVIAQGAENHSQIKLVLGHGERFGVEIHYSRARLDRYNVGSGAATLHNLEQWDLTGRALVMPVDSVFEFALGRLKDAHDAADAVVTVASVGRTPEEIAGKYGVMQTSPDGLVSGFVEKPTLDRVHRIFPETSLPSLASFSSAVRTLPTNAGMYLVDCGKLRLAVRNPEMIRLAQQRLDWGGDLLPWLVGRGLPVAAAPIDRLGDLGSIPDYLATVGDVLDGRYPWMTRAMGEPTSAHPPYWIHESSLRTKDSVTGTTLAQKISEGSVVIGPAVRIGRNAEIGPGVKLRFCDIGDGVDVDEGARLSRTAIGDSAVVGPYARITDSYVGPMARVHSERDNPVRLVHSAIGEAADLRPGTRLSGVSVYPRLRVPAVTGLPTGTHLTSSDDILHWI
- a CDS encoding lysylphosphatidylglycerol synthase transmembrane domain-containing protein, translating into MRHIRVRQILCLLPLLLVAVVAVRHRSVLVDGFGQLRAAEWPWLVAAAGATCLTWVAAAFTRQGAVVERLPARRLLATQFAAGAANHLLPTGLGAGAVNLRFLTVCGLPLARSSAALALFLLAESIARLTLLTGLLIAFPDALRLGTLLPAGALGPLLLIIGAVLCVAVLVLALVRRLRTAILSFLRTALSEARSVHTRPARALALWGGSLAFPALQAAGLVAVGQALNLPVPPAQMALAYLAATVAVALVPTPGGIGSVEAALIVALVAAGGPVAVATAVVLAYRIITVWIPIIPGALTLGALVRLRVI
- a CDS encoding ABC transporter ATP-binding protein, which encodes MESTAWTQLHSVMTAEQERRPFARATLRRIAEFARPHRRPIARFVLLGVVTALLAVATPVLAGHVVDAIVSGGDDGTVVRLALLIALIAVAEAALGILGRRLSSALGEGLILDLRTAVFDHVQRMPVAFFTRTRTGALVSRLNNDVIGAQRAFSNTLSGVVSNVVTLLLTLVVMLTLSWQITLLALVLLPVFVIPARRMGSRMARMQREAATLNAAMSTRMTERFSAPGATLVKLFGRPDEESLEFAERASQVRDIGVRTATAQSVFITSLTLVSALALALVYGLGGWFALHGTLEPGAVVSLALLLTRLYAPLTALAGARVEVMSALVSFERVFEVLDLKPLIEDKPDAREVPEGPVAVEFDEVRFAYPSADKVSLASLEEVASLDTRGGAEVLHGVSFRAEPGQTVALVGSSGAGKSTIAQLLPRLYDVDEGAVRIGGTDVRDLTAASLRATLGMVTQDGHLFHDSVRANLLLAQPAAAEAELWDALRRSRLDDLVRSLPDGLDTVVGERGYRLSGGERQRLTIARLLLARQRVVILDEATAHLDNTSEAAVQEALAEALQDRTAVVIAHRLSTVRSADQILVVEAGRIVERGTHDELLAVDGRYAELYRTQFAKQQPETVA